In Chryseobacterium sp. C-71, the genomic window TTCAGTGATCACATGATTATCTGTGAATATGAAGACGGTAAATGGGGCGATGTGAAATTGGTTCCTTACGGTCCTTTGCTGTTTACGCCTGCAATGATGGGGGTAAATTACGGACAGGCTTGCTTTGAAGGTATGAAAGCTTACAAAGACAACGACGGACAGGTTTTCCTTTTCAGGCCCGAAAAGAATTTTGAGCGTATCAATAAATCTGCAAAACGTCTTGCAATGCCGGAAGTTACTGAAGAAATATTTTTGGATGGTCTTAAAGCATTAGTAAATATCGATAGAGAATGGATCCCTCAAGGTGAAGGTAATTCTTTATATATAAGACCGCTAATTTTTGCTACAGAAGAAGCTTTAAAAGCAAGAGTTGCGAATAAATATATGTTTGCAATTGTGGCAACACCTGCAAAAATGTACTATACAGAACCTGTATCTGTGAAAATTTCTGATCATTACTCAAGAGCAGCAAGCGGTGGAGTAGGTTCAGCAAAAGCAGCAGGAAACTACGCTGCTTCTTTCTACCCGACTCAGCTGGCGATTGAAGAAGGTTATGATCAAATAATCTGGACAGATGATGCTACTCACGAATACTTCGAAGAAAGCGGAACGATGAATGTTTTCGTAAGAATCAACGATACGATTTTTACGCCTCCTACTTCGGAAAAAATCTTAGACGGAGTTACCAGAGACAGTTTCATTCAGTTGGCTAAGAAAAGAGGTCTTGAAATAAAAGTAGAACCTATTAAAGTAAAAGATGTTGTTGAAGCTCAGAAAAATGGAACTTTAAAAGAAGTGTGGGGAGTAGGTACAGCGGTTGTTACTACAGTTTTCCAGGCTTTAGGCTACAACGGTGATAAGTTAGAATTACCAAGACTTTCAGACGAAGAAAGCTTTGCAGTAACACTTAAAAATGATTTAGTTAATTTACAAACCAACCACTCAGAAGATCCTTTCGGATGGAGAGTTTTGGTTGAAAAAGATGTTTTAGAAACAGCTTAATTTCAATCAATTTTATATTATATCAGCCAAGATTTTTCTTGGCTTTTTTTGTTTTTAATTTAAAGTTTAAATTTATTCGCTCGCAGATCAAACCCGATTTAGCAGATTTTTTTTCAAGCGCATTGATCTATGTAATCTACAAAATCAGCGAGAAGCAAAGAATGTTTTTATTAGTTCACATTTATTTTTGATATTTAAAAACATTCGACATTTTAAAATTTCAAAGAAATATTCAAACTTTATTTTAATAAATTCCTCAAGTTTTGTTAATCATTCCCGAAATGCGTATTTTCGCAAAAGTTTTATGAAAAAAATACTTCTCATCTCCGTATTAGGACTTTTAAGCTGTAAAAGAAATACTCCACAGGTGCATCCTCCGGTGGGTGGTGTATTGAGCCAGAGTGATCTTGATGTTTCCAGAAACAGAATGAAAAATCTGAATACTTTAGAAAGACAGCAGATTCAGGATTGGGTGAATGGTCAGGATATTAAATTTTATCCTACTCAGCTTAATTACTGGACGACCGTAGAAGGTTTTGACAAAAGACAAAGAAGACCGGATGATTCTCCGATTTCGTATTCTTATGATCTGTATGATTTTGATCAGACTAAAATTTATGACAAATCTATTCAGAGAAACGATGCGAGATTCGGGCATTTTGACGAGTTGAAAGCGGTAGAAAATGCATTGAGATATATGAATGACGGCGAAGAAGTAACGCTTCTTGTACCATCAACATTAGCGTACGGAACTTTCGGAGACGAAAATAAAATAGATAACGATATTCCTTT contains:
- a CDS encoding branched-chain amino acid aminotransferase, translated to MIIQKTENSRISTFDPNNFSFGNTFSDHMIICEYEDGKWGDVKLVPYGPLLFTPAMMGVNYGQACFEGMKAYKDNDGQVFLFRPEKNFERINKSAKRLAMPEVTEEIFLDGLKALVNIDREWIPQGEGNSLYIRPLIFATEEALKARVANKYMFAIVATPAKMYYTEPVSVKISDHYSRAASGGVGSAKAAGNYAASFYPTQLAIEEGYDQIIWTDDATHEYFEESGTMNVFVRINDTIFTPPTSEKILDGVTRDSFIQLAKKRGLEIKVEPIKVKDVVEAQKNGTLKEVWGVGTAVVTTVFQALGYNGDKLELPRLSDEESFAVTLKNDLVNLQTNHSEDPFGWRVLVEKDVLETA
- a CDS encoding FKBP-type peptidyl-prolyl cis-trans isomerase, with the translated sequence MKKILLISVLGLLSCKRNTPQVHPPVGGVLSQSDLDVSRNRMKNLNTLERQQIQDWVNGQDIKFYPTQLNYWTTVEGFDKRQRRPDDSPISYSYDLYDFDQTKIYDKSIQRNDARFGHFDELKAVENALRYMNDGEEVTLLVPSTLAYGTFGDENKIDNDIPLIIKLKVL